A segment of the Cohnella algarum genome:
GACACGAGAGGCGGCGCGGCACTGTCGGTCAAGGCCGTCACCGGCTGTCCGATCAAGTTCGCCTCGATCGGCGAGAAGATCGACCAGCTCGAGCCGTTCCATCCCGACCGGATGGCTTCGCGGATTCTCGGCATGGGCGACATGCTGTCGCTGATCGAGAAGGCGCAGACGAACATCGACGCCGAGAAGGCGAAAGAGCTCGAGAAGAAAATGCGCACCGCCGACTTCACGTTCGAGGATTTCCTCGAACAGATGGAGCAGGTGCGCAAGCTCGGACCGCTCGATCAGCTGCTCGACATGCTGCCCGGCATGAACAAAGTCAAAAACATGCCCAACTTCAAAATCGACGAGAAGCAAATCGCCCGCACCGAGGCGATCGTCAAGTCGATGACGAAGGCCGAAAAGCAAAAGCCGGATATCATCAACTACAGCCGCCGCAAGCGGATCGCGGCCGGCAGCGGAACGACGCTTGCCGACGTCAACAAGCTCATCCGGCAGTTCGAGGACATGAAGAAGATGATGAAGCAGTTTTCCGGCATGATGGGTCCCAAAGGCCCGAAGGGCGGAATGAAAGGCCTGAAAAACATGAAAAACATGCTCGGCGGCAAAAACATGAAGTTCCCGTTTTGACCGCAGCCTGCGGATTATATTAAGGAGGTGAAAGTTTACTATGGCAACTCGCATTCGTCTGAAACGCATCGGCGCCCACAAGGCTCCGTTCTACCGCGTAGTCGTATCCGACTCCCGTTCCCCGCGCGACGGCCGCTTCATCGAAGAGATCGGGATCTACAACCCGGTCGCTCAACCGGCCGAAGTGAAGATCGACGAGGAAAAAGCGCTGAAATGGCTGCAAAGCGGAGCGCAAGCTTCCGATACCGTTCGCAATCTTCTGAGCAACGCCGGCGTTCTGAAAAAATTCCACGAATCCAAGCTCCAGAAGTAATGTCGGATTCCCGGAGGGCATAAACCATGGAACAATTAATTCGGGTTATCGCCCGAGCTTTGGTGGATCATCCGGAAGACGTGCAGATTCAGGTCAAGGAGGACGCGCGAGGCTTGGTGTACGAGCTTTCCGTTCACCCCGACGACGTCGGCAAAGTGATCGGGAAGCAGGGCCGCATCGCGAAAGCGATGCGCACCGTCGTCACTTCCGCCGCGGTCAAGGAGCGGAAGCGTGTCATCGTGGACATTATATCGGAATAAAGGGAAGAAGCGGGGTCCGGGCTGCATGCCCGGACCTTTTTAGACTCATCTTAAAGAAAAGAAGGGAGCTGTTTCCGTGACGGAAGAGCGTTTGCTCAATGTCGGCAAAATCGTCAACACTCACGGCATCCGCGGCGAGCTTAAAGTGTGGCCGCAAACGGATTTTCCGGACGTGCGCTTCCGTAACGGAAGCCGCTTGCTGCTCTGTCCGCCGGAGGCGGCAGCCGGCGAGTCGATCGAAGTGGAAGTGCAGAGCGCCCGCGAGCAAAAAAAACTGTTCGTCCTCAAGCTCAGAGGCTACGACCACATCAACCTCGTCGAGAAGTACAAAGGCTGGGAACTGAAGGTTTCTAACGAAGACCGGGTCGAGCTGGAAGAAGGCGAGTACTACTTGCGGGACATTATCGGCGCGGAGGCCGTGACGGAAGACGGAGAGAAGCTCGGGTTCATTTCCGACGTGCTGTCGCCGGGCGCGAACGACGTATGGGTCGTCAAACGCCCGAAAGGCGGCGACCTGCTGCTCCCGGTCATCGACGACGTCATTCTGGAGGTCGACGTGCCCGGCCGGCTCGTGAAGGTGCGTTTGATGGAAGGGCTGCTCTAACATGCGAATCGACGTTTTGACCCTGTTTCCGGAAATGTTCGAAGGGGTGTTCGGCAGCAGCATTTTGGGGAAGGCGCGCGATCGGGGCAAGGTCAGCTTGGCCACGGTCAATTTTCGCGATTTCGCGACGAACAAGCACAATACGGTGGACGATACGCCCTATGGCGGCGGAGGAGGGATGGTGCTCAAGCCGGATCCGATCTTCGCGGCGGTGGAAGCCGTCGTCGAGTCCGCGCGGCAAGCCGCGAGCCCCGAAGCGAAGCCTCCCCGCGTCATTCTGATGTGTCCCCAGGGAGAACCGTTATCGCAGGCGAAAGCGCGGGAGCTCGCCCAAGAGGAGCATCTCGTTTTTATTTGCGGCCACTACGAGGGCTATGACGAACGGATCCGGGAGTTTCTCATTACGGACGAGCTGTCCATCGGGGATTACGTGCTGACCGGCGGCGAGCTGCCGGCGATGGTCGTCATCGATGCGGTCGTCCGGCTGCTCCCCGGCGTTCTCGGGAACGACCAATCGGCCCTTCACGACTCGTTCAGCGACGGTTTGCTCGAATATCCGCATTACACGCGTCCGCCCGAATTTCGGGGATGGAAGGTGCCGGACGTGCTGCTGTCGGGCAATCATGCGGAAATCGACAAATGGCGGCGGCGGCAGTCGCTGCTGCGCACCGCCAAACGGCGCCCCGAGCTGCTGGAACGGGCGGAACTGTCGGACAAAGAACGGGATTGGCTGGAGCAGGCAAAAAATCGGCCGGATCTTGAAAGATAAGGTTGAGTTTGGCGGGCGCATGTGGTAAAATTTCAACTGTTGTGTAAGTCGGACGCCTGGTTTTTTCGAATCCGGCGCCGGCGATAATCGGACGGTCCTCTGCACGCCGTGAAGCGATCGTAAGGATTCGTGGAGCGGGTACGAACGTCTATGGTGGAAGGAGTGGTATCCATGAATCTTATTCAAGCGATCACGCAAGAACAATTGCGTAAGGACATTCCGAGCTTTCGTCCGGGCGACACGCTCAAAGTGTACGTCAAAGTAGTCGAAGGTTCCCGCGAACGGGTTCAGCTGTTCGAAGGCGTTGTCATCAAACGCCGCGGCGGCGGCATCAGCGAAACGTTTACCGTGCGTAAAATTTCGTATGGCGTCGGCGTCGAGCGCGCTTTCCCGCTGCACTCGCCCCGCATCGACAAAATCGAAGTGGCGCGTCGCGGCAAAGTCCGTCGCGCGAAGCTGTACTACCTGCGCGGCCTGCGCGGCAAAGCAGCTCGCATCAAGGAAATTCGATAAGGCTAATCAAAAGGGGGCTTGGCTTTTGTTCAAGTCCTCCTTTTTGCTTTTTCGCAAAAAAACGGCCCGCCGGGCCTGACCATAGAAAGACGGACTCAGGAAAAGAGGCGAAATCGACATGGATCAGTCGCGTGACTTGAACAATGAACAATCCAAACCAAAAGCGGGCGACCGTCCGGAAACGACGGGGGCGTCCTCTACATACGAAACTCCCGAAGCCGGCCGTTTGCACGGCGTACCCGGGGCCGCGGCCGACGGCAACCCGACCGTGCCGGGCAAGACGGCCGCGCCGCGCAAAAACAACGAGCTCGTGGAATGGATCAAGGCGCTGGCGATCGCGGCCGTGCTTGTTTTGATTATCCGCTGGCTGCTCGTTTCGCCGTTCATCGTCGACGGTTCCTCGATGGAACCGAATTTCTGGGACGGAGAACGGATTATCGTCAACAAGGTGCTGTACGACATCCGCGAGCCGAAAGCGGGCGAAGTGATCGTGTTTCACGTTCCCGAAGAAGGCCGGGATTATATCAAGCGGGTAATCGCCACGCCAGGGGATACCGTCCAGGTGGACGGCGATACGGTGTACGTGAACGGGGAAGCGATCGAAGAGCCGTATCTTCAGGAAACTTACGAAGAAGCTCATGCGGCGGGCGCGTTGTACAACGAAAGAAGCTTCAGCAGCGATTATCCGAATTCGCAATTCCAGGAAACGACCGTTCCCGAAGGCGAATTGTTCGTGCTCGGGGACAACCGTCCGGACAGCAAGGACAGCCGGATGATCGGATTCGTCTCGCAGGACGAGGTCGTTGGCCGGGCCGAGCTGATTTTCTGGCCGCTTAACAAAATTCAGTACATCGGACGCGGCTGGTGACGACATGACAATTCAATGGTTTCCCGGGCATATGACCCGGGCCAAACGGCAAATCGAAGAAAAGCTGAAGCTGATCGACGTCGTATTCGAACTGCTTGACGCGCGCGTGCCGGAATCCAGCCGCAATCCGATGATCGACGAAATCGTCGGGAGCAAGCCGAGGCTTGTGCTCCTGAACAAAGCCGATCTCGCGGATGCCGAGGCGAACAAGGCCTGGAACGATCATTTTCGCTCTATGGGGCTTGAAGTGCTGGCGATAGACGCCAATACCGGAACCGGGGTGAAGGAAATTCCGGCGCGGATCAAAGTGCTGCTGAAGGAGAAAATCGAGCGGCAGATCGCCAAGGGGATGCGTCCGAGGCCCGCTCGCGCGCTTATCGTCGGAATTCCCAACGTAGGCAAATCGACGCTCATCAACCGGCTGGCGGGGCGAAACGCGGCGGTGACCGGCGACCGGCCCGGCGTGACGAAAGGACAGCAATGGATTCGGACCGGCGGAGATCTCGAATTGCTCGACACGCCGGGCATTTTGTGGCCGAAATTCGAGGATCCGGGGGTCGGGTTCCGCCTCGCGGCTACGGGCGCGATCAAGGAGGAAGTGCTGCCGATCGAGGAAGTGGCCTGCTTTTTGCTGCAATGGCTGGCGGCGTCGTACCGGGATGCGCTGAAGGAACGGTACGGTCTCGCGGATTTGCCCGAAGAGCTGCCCGACATGGCCGCCGCCTCCGAAGTGCTGGAGGAAATCGGCCGGCGGCGCGGCTGCCTGGGGGCGGAGGGCGCATCGATTACGAAAAGGCGTCCGGCGTGCTTTTGCGGGATTTACGGTCCGGCAAGCTCGGGCGCATTACGCTGGAGGCTCCGGGGAACGAGCCGTCCGCAAGTTCTTGAAGCCGGCTGTGGGCAGCCGGCCTTTTTATTTGCCGACAATTCCCTCCGTCGGATGTTCATCCGATTCCAATTGGAAGAAATCCAACGCGACGGCGAGACGCCGCGAAGAGGCGGTTCGGATGGGGAAATCCCGGGTATCCGCAGAGGAGAATCCGGGTTTCGCCGTCCAGGCGTTTTTTTAATCTAAAAAAGCTTGCCGTCGGCGGCGCGATGACGGACAATACAAGAAAGAAAAGAGCAATCGCTTGGGGAAGGCGGGTAAGAAGTTGCCGCAGGATCATGCACGGGAAGAGCCGGATCGGCTGGAATTCGAACGAAAGCTGTGGGAAAGCGGTCTGGTCGCCGTTGCCGGCGTGGACGAGGTCGGGAGAGGCTGCCTGTTCGGCGACGTCGTCGCGGCGGCGGTCGTTTTTCGGCCGGGAACGAAGCTGGAAGAAATCGACGATTCCAAAAAATTAAGCGAGAAAAAACGAGAGCTTCTGTACGACCGGATCGTGGCCGAAGCGGCGGCGTGGTCGGTCGCCCGGGTCGACGCGGAGACGATTGACCGGATCAACATCCGGCAAGCGTCCCGCCTTGCGATGAAGATGGCGGTCGAGGGCTTAGGCCAGGCGCCGCAGCATTTGCTCGTCGATGCCGAGACGGTGAGTCTCGACATCCCGCAAACGGCGATCGTCAAAGGCGACGCGAGAAGCCAATCGATCGGGGCCGCTTCGATATTGGCCAAAGTGACCCGGGACCGGCTCTGCAAGGAAGTGTGGGACGTATTGTATCCGGGCTACGGCATAGCCGGGCACAAGGGCTATGCGACGAAGGAGCACCGGGACGCGCTGCTGGCGCTCGGGTCGACGCCGCTGCACCGGAAATCGTTTTTGGGCGGGATTTTGTCGGTTCAGCAGGAGCTGTTTACTTGAATTTGCGACGGACTTTGCCGATACATAGGGTAAGGATTTTCGGGGGAAGGAGGGGACGCGCATGAACGCCAATATCGGATCGATGCTTCGGGCGATGATGGGTGAGACGCAGCCGGCGGAAAGCGTCCGCGCGCTCGAGCTGAAAATCGGGCAAATCGTCAGGGGCGTCCTGCTGCAAATGCTGGACGAACGCGAAGCCGTCATCAACGTCAACGGGGTCAAGGTAAGGGCCACGCTCGATGCCGAAATGCCCGTCGGAAAAGGGACGCTGCTGCAGGTGATGCCGGATTCGCAAAACGGTTTTGTCGTGCTGAAGCCGCTTGCCGAAACGTCCGAATCCGTTCCGGACGAGACGGTGCGAAACGCGCTCAAATCGTTCGGCCTGCCGGAGAACGATTGGGCGAACGAGCTCGTGCGCGGATTGAAGCGGGACGGGTTCGCGCTCGACCGGGACGCCGCCCGATGGTTTCGCCAGGCGGCCGAAGCCAGACCCGCAAACGTCGGCGCGCAGGAATGGATGAACGCCGCGGGCGTGGCGTTCCGTCGCGGCCTCGAGCCGTCGGAAACGACGATCGCCTCGCTGCGGCAAGCGCTGTTCGGCCAGCCGATGCACGCGCAGCTGGCGGAAATGCGAACGCTGGCCGGAGAATTCGCCGCCTCGGTCAAGCCCGGCAGCCCGGCCGCCGAGACGATCGGCCAGCTGCAGCGCTTGCTGGCGCAAGGAGCGGCGCTGCTGGACGAAGGCGCGGCCCCTTGGACGGGGGACGCGAGCGAGGCGCCGGCCGGCCGACGCGCCGACGGCGGAGCAAGCGGGGGCCCGAATCCGGCCGGGGCGAAGCCGGAACGGGCCGATGCCGCCGGTCCGAACGCAGCTTTCGCGGCGCTCCCGCAGGCGGAGAACGGCGCGGAGCGCGCCGGGCGGGCTGCAGGGAGCGGTCCTTTGCCGCAGCAGCCCGCAGCGCCGTCGGGGGCGGTTCCGCGCCCCGCCGGGGAAACGGCCGCCGGCCGGACGCCATTGGCGGCGGCGATGGGCGGCGCGGAAACTGCCGAAACGGACGCCGCCCGTCAGGCCGGCCCGGACGAACGAGCCGACGGATCGCCGCGGCGAGCGGTCTCCGACCAGGCGCAACGCCCTCCTGCGCCCGTGCCGGCACCCAATCAGGGGAACGCGGCGCCGGCCGCATCGCAGGAAACGGCGCGAACGGACGAAGCGCAGAGGGCGGCAGTCGGGCAGACGGGACGCGACGCCGGCTTCGAAACGGCCGCGCAGCGCCCGGCCGCCGAAAGCGCGGATCGCGCGGAGCCGTGGATCGGCCGCTTTTTGCAGTGGCTGGGCGTCGGTCACGAGCGTCAGGCGCTGATGACGGCCGAAGCGGCCAACGGCTGGCCGGCGCCGGGCGGCGGCGATCCGTCTCCGGCCCAGGACGCGGCCAAAGCCGGAGAGACGCTGAAGGGCGCGCTGCTGGCGCTGGCAAGCCAGGAAGACGTTCCCCAGGCGCTTCGCGAAGCCGCGGGCAATCTGGCGCAGCAAATCGCCGGCCAGCAGCTGCTGCTCTCTCCGGAACGCCAAAACGCGACGCTGCTCAGCCACATGACGTTTTTCGTCCCGCTCAAAAACGCGGACGGAGAGACGACGGCGACGATTCACGTCCAAACGCGCCGCGGCCGAAAAGGCGAGTGGGATTCGGATAATTGCCGGCTTTTATTTGATTTGAAGATGTCGCACCTGGGGGATACGCTCGTCGATGTGGCCGTCGTGGACAAGGTCGTCTCGCTCAGGCTGCTCAACGACCGGCCCTGGGTGGCGGAGCTGGTGGAAACGGCCAAGGAAGAAGCGGCCGAAGGCCTGCGCTCGGCGGGCTATCAGCTGCTGTCGCTTAAGGCGGCGCCGTTTCCGAAGCCGATCGCGGAAGAGGGGGAGCCGTCCAAGCCGGACGTTGTCCGCCGGGATGGCTCGGCCGACAAGACCCTGCAGGAGCCTTATGCGTCCAAGCTCTACAAGGGGGTCGATTTTCGCGCATGAGCGCCCAGAACAGCTATCCCCGCAAAGAGCCGGAGCAGCGAACGCTCACCAAAAAAGCCGTAGCCCTGAAATACAGCCCGGAGCGGGCGCAAGCGCCGATCGTCGTCGCCAAAGGGCAAGGCGCCATGGCCGAGGAAATTTTGCGCCGGGCCAAAGAAGGCGGGGTGCCGGTTCAGGAGGATGCCTCGCTTGTCGAAGTGCTTTCCAAGCTCGATCTCGAGCAGGAAATTCCGCCGGAGCTGTATCGGCTCGTGGCCGAGGTGCTCAGCTTCGTCTATCGCACGGACCGGAAAGCCGGACTCAAGTCCGCGGGCGAAGGGATCGCGGACCGGAGGGGGAGGTAGAAGGATGAACGACGGGTCGACGAACGGGCGTCCCCGCGCCGGGAAACGCGCCGATCGCCGAAAACAGGCGGGAAGGGAAGCGGAAGAGGCGGCCGCCGCCTATCTGGCCGACCAAGGATTCGTCATCCTGGAACGGAATTGGCGCTGCCGGACGGGGGAGATCGATCTGATCGCGAAGGACGGGGAGAGGCTCGTCTTCGTGGAGGTGCGTTCCAGACGCGAATCATCCCGCTTCGGGACCGCCGTCGAGGCGGTAAACGCCCGCAAATGCGCCCGGGTTCGCGCCGTTGCGGGCGTTTACTTGTCGATGTCCCGCGCGGGTTCCAAGCCGATTCGCTTCGATGTCGTAGCCGTCACGTTCGCGGGCGACGGAGGCGTCGGCGAGCTGCGGCACATTGCCGGAGCGTTTTGAGAAGGACGGCGAACGCTCGCCTCAATCGGGGACGGCGGGCTTGTCCAGGCAGCGGTATTGAACCGCTTCGGCGACGTGCTCGGCCTCGATGGCGTCGCGGCCGTCCAGGTCCGCGATCGTGCGCGCCACTTTGAGAATGCGGTCGTGAGCCCGGAAGCTGAGACCAAGCCGCTCGTACACGCTGCCGAGCAGCTTCTCGGCAGCCGGCGAAAGCCTGGCGTGCTCGGCCAGCTTTCGCCCGTAAAGCTCGCTGTTCCAGCGGATCGCGCCGCCCCGGTAGCGGGCTTTTTGCCGTTCGATCGCTTCCTCCGCGCGGGCTCGCGCCATGGCCGATGTCCAGCCTTCGGCGGACGCGGGCTCCCGGGCCGTCTGTCGCGGCATTTCCACCTGGAGGTCGATGCGGTCGGCCAGCGGCCCCGACAAGCGGGAGCGGTAACGGGCGACGGCCGCCCCCGAACAGGTGCAGGCGCGATCCCCGTCGGACCCGAAGTAGCCGCACGGACAGGGGTTCATCGAGACCGCAAGCAAAAAGTGGGCGGGGAACTGCGTTACTCCGCGGGCTCTTCCGATCGTCACCCGAAAGTCTTCCAACGGCTGCCTGAGCGCCTCCAGGGCGCCGCGCGGAAATTCGGGCAGCTCGTCGAGAAACAGCACGCCGTGGTGCGCGAGCGTCACCTCTCCGGGCTTGGGCGACGGGCCTCCGCCGATGAGTCCGGCGATGGAGATCGTATGGTGGGGTGATCGGAACGGACGCCGGCGGATCAGTCCGTGCCGGCGGCCGCCGAGCTTTCCGCAAACGCTGTAGATTTTCGTGACGGCCAGCGCCTCCTCGTCGTCCAGCGGCGGAAGCAGCGTCGGCAGCCTGCGGCAGAGCATGGTTTTCCCGGTTCCCGGCGGACCGACGAACAGGATATTGTGCTTGCCGGCCGCGGCGA
Coding sequences within it:
- the rpsP gene encoding 30S ribosomal protein S16; protein product: MATRIRLKRIGAHKAPFYRVVVSDSRSPRDGRFIEEIGIYNPVAQPAEVKIDEEKALKWLQSGAQASDTVRNLLSNAGVLKKFHESKLQK
- a CDS encoding KH domain-containing protein, producing MEQLIRVIARALVDHPEDVQIQVKEDARGLVYELSVHPDDVGKVIGKQGRIAKAMRTVVTSAAVKERKRVIVDIISE
- the rimM gene encoding ribosome maturation factor RimM (Essential for efficient processing of 16S rRNA), with translation MTEERLLNVGKIVNTHGIRGELKVWPQTDFPDVRFRNGSRLLLCPPEAAAGESIEVEVQSAREQKKLFVLKLRGYDHINLVEKYKGWELKVSNEDRVELEEGEYYLRDIIGAEAVTEDGEKLGFISDVLSPGANDVWVVKRPKGGDLLLPVIDDVILEVDVPGRLVKVRLMEGLL
- the trmD gene encoding tRNA (guanosine(37)-N1)-methyltransferase TrmD; translation: MRIDVLTLFPEMFEGVFGSSILGKARDRGKVSLATVNFRDFATNKHNTVDDTPYGGGGGMVLKPDPIFAAVEAVVESARQAASPEAKPPRVILMCPQGEPLSQAKARELAQEEHLVFICGHYEGYDERIREFLITDELSIGDYVLTGGELPAMVVIDAVVRLLPGVLGNDQSALHDSFSDGLLEYPHYTRPPEFRGWKVPDVLLSGNHAEIDKWRRRQSLLRTAKRRPELLERAELSDKERDWLEQAKNRPDLER
- the rplS gene encoding 50S ribosomal protein L19; translation: MNLIQAITQEQLRKDIPSFRPGDTLKVYVKVVEGSRERVQLFEGVVIKRRGGGISETFTVRKISYGVGVERAFPLHSPRIDKIEVARRGKVRRAKLYYLRGLRGKAARIKEIR
- the lepB gene encoding signal peptidase I; this translates as MDQSRDLNNEQSKPKAGDRPETTGASSTYETPEAGRLHGVPGAAADGNPTVPGKTAAPRKNNELVEWIKALAIAAVLVLIIRWLLVSPFIVDGSSMEPNFWDGERIIVNKVLYDIREPKAGEVIVFHVPEEGRDYIKRVIATPGDTVQVDGDTVYVNGEAIEEPYLQETYEEAHAAGALYNERSFSSDYPNSQFQETTVPEGELFVLGDNRPDSKDSRMIGFVSQDEVVGRAELIFWPLNKIQYIGRGW
- a CDS encoding ribonuclease HII: MGKAGKKLPQDHAREEPDRLEFERKLWESGLVAVAGVDEVGRGCLFGDVVAAAVVFRPGTKLEEIDDSKKLSEKKRELLYDRIVAEAAAWSVARVDAETIDRINIRQASRLAMKMAVEGLGQAPQHLLVDAETVSLDIPQTAIVKGDARSQSIGAASILAKVTRDRLCKEVWDVLYPGYGIAGHKGYATKEHRDALLALGSTPLHRKSFLGGILSVQQELFT
- a CDS encoding EscU/YscU/HrcU family type III secretion system export apparatus switch protein, with amino-acid sequence MSAQNSYPRKEPEQRTLTKKAVALKYSPERAQAPIVVAKGQGAMAEEILRRAKEGGVPVQEDASLVEVLSKLDLEQEIPPELYRLVAEVLSFVYRTDRKAGLKSAGEGIADRRGR
- a CDS encoding YraN family protein produces the protein MNDGSTNGRPRAGKRADRRKQAGREAEEAAAAYLADQGFVILERNWRCRTGEIDLIAKDGERLVFVEVRSRRESSRFGTAVEAVNARKCARVRAVAGVYLSMSRAGSKPIRFDVVAVTFAGDGGVGELRHIAGAF
- a CDS encoding YifB family Mg chelatase-like AAA ATPase, which gives rise to MYAKMLSASVVGIEGRLIEVEVNISSGLPQVSVVGLPDPAVRESVERVRSAIQNSGMTFPLDRITVNLAPADVRKEGSAYDLAIAAGILLASGQLAAEKIEGALLIGELSLSGEIRPVPGVLPMAERARSEGLRRVIVPEASVGEAQLIEGIEVFGVRGLGEWAGGGTTRFGRPPGRGAAPSSGDAISDPADDADLSDVIGQAHGKRALLIAAAGKHNILFVGPPGTGKTMLCRRLPTLLPPLDDEEALAVTKIYSVCGKLGGRRHGLIRRRPFRSPHHTISIAGLIGGGPSPKPGEVTLAHHGVLFLDELPEFPRGALEALRQPLEDFRVTIGRARGVTQFPAHFLLAVSMNPCPCGYFGSDGDRACTCSGAAVARYRSRLSGPLADRIDLQVEMPRQTAREPASAEGWTSAMARARAEEAIERQKARYRGGAIRWNSELYGRKLAEHARLSPAAEKLLGSVYERLGLSFRAHDRILKVARTIADLDGRDAIEAEHVAEAVQYRCLDKPAVPD